From Dermochelys coriacea isolate rDerCor1 chromosome 15, rDerCor1.pri.v4, whole genome shotgun sequence, a single genomic window includes:
- the GTF2H3 gene encoding general transcription factor IIH subunit 3, which translates to MSADDELNLLVIIVDTNPIWWGKKALGESEFTLSKCLDAVMVMGNSHLFMNRSNKLAVIASHTQESRFLYPGKHWAFADLFGDGGSFVESNCSGSKDGKYELLTAINEVIAEELKDLMTKTDMKGQQTETLLAGSLAKALCYIHRMNKEIKASQEIKSRILVIKAAEDSALQYMNFMNVIFAAQKQVKILIDACVLDSDSGLLQQACDITGGIYLKVPRMPSLLQYLLWVFLPDQEQRSQLILPPPIHVDYRAACFCHRNLIEIGYVCSVCLSIFCNFSPICSTCETAFKISLPPVMKAKKKKLKLAI; encoded by the exons ATGAGCGCCG ATGATGAGCTAAATCTCTTAGTCATCATTGTTGACACCAACCCTATCTGGTGGGGGAAGAAAGCGCTAGGGGAATCAGAG tTTACATTATCAAAATGCCTGGATGCAGTAATGGTGATGGGAAATTCACATCTATTTATGAATCGCAGCAACAAACTTGCTGTAATAGCAAGTCATACACAAGAAAG TCGTTTCTTGTACCCTGGAAAGCATTGGGCATTTGCAGATCTCTTTGGAGATGGTGGTAGTTTCGTAGAATCTAATTGCTCTGGCAGCAAAGATGGAAAATATGAATTATTAACTGCAATAAATGAAGTAATCGCAGAGGAGCTTAAAGACCTGATGACAAAAA CTGACATGAAGGGCCAGCAAACGGAAACTTTGTTGGCAGGATCACTTGCTAAAGCACTTTGTT ATATTCACAGGATGAACAAGGAAATAAAAG CCAGCCAAGAAATTAAATCAAGAATTTTG GTCATAAAAGCTGCAGAAGACAGTGCATTGCAGTATATGAATTTCATGAATGTGATCTTTGCAGCACAGAAACAGGTGAA aatTTTGATTGATGCCTGTGTTTTGGACTCTGATTCAGGACTCCTACAGCAG GCTTGTGACATTACAGGAGGCATATACTTGAAAGTGCCCCGGATGCCATCCCTTTTGCAGTATTTGCTG TGGGTATTTCTTCCTGATCAAGAGCAAAGATCCCAACTAATTCTTCCACCCCCCATTCATGTTGACTATCGAGCGGCTTGCTTCTGTCATCGAAATCTCATTGAAATAGGTTACGTCTGCTCTGTGTGTTTGTCAA TATTCTGCAACTTCAGCCCTATTTGTAGCACATGCGA GACTGCTTTTAAGATTTCATTACCACCTGTCATGAAGGCcaagaaaaagaaactaaaactAGCTATATAG
- the EIF2B1 gene encoding LOW QUALITY PROTEIN: translation initiation factor eIF-2B subunit alpha (The sequence of the model RefSeq protein was modified relative to this genomic sequence to represent the inferred CDS: deleted 1 base in 1 codon; substituted 1 base at 1 genomic stop codon), with protein sequence MNEAELIEAFKAQMREDPDVASAVAAIRALLEFLKRDKGETIQGLRVNLKNAIETLSGVDSSVAVSSGGELFLRFISLTSLEYSDYSKCKEIMIERGELFLRRISLSRNKIAKLCHTFIKDGARILTHAYSRVVLRVLKAAAESKKRFSVYITESQPDQAGQKMAKALSKLNVPVTVILDAAVGYIMEKVNLVIVGAEGVVESGGIINKIGTNQWLCAAKASEXPFYVVAESFKFVRLFPLNQQDVPDKFKYKADTLKTNRSLTEEHPWIDYTSPSLITLLFTDLGVLTPSAVSDELIKLYL encoded by the exons ATGAACGAAGCAG AGCTGATCGAGGCCTTCAAAGCCCAGATGCGGGAGGATCCTGACGTGGCCTCGGCCGTGGCCGCCATCCGCGCGCTGCTGGAGTTCCTGAAGAGAGACAAAG gtgagaCCATTCAGGGTTTGAGAGTAAATCTCAAAAATGCCATTGAAACTCTATCTGGTGTTGACTCTTCAGTGGCAGTCTCTTCAGGAGGAGAGCTCTTTTTAAGGTTTATCAGTCTCACCTCACTGGAGTACTCG GACTATTCAAAGTGTAAAGAAATCATGATTGAACGAGGGGAACTTTTCCTTAGGAGAATCTCCCTTTCAAGAAACAAAATTGCAAAACTCTGCCATACATTTATCAAAGATGGTGCT CGAATATTAACGCATGCCTATTCGAGAGTGGTCCTCAGAGTGTTAAAGGCAGCTGCTGAATCAAAGAAGCGTTTCAGTGTTTATATTACTGAATCACAGCCCGATCAAGCAGG GCAAAAAATGGCGAAGGCCCTTAGCAAGCTCAACGTTCCTGTGACTGTGATTCTAGATGCTGCAGTTGG ctACATCATGGAGAAAGTGAACCTGGTAATAGTTGGTGCTGAAGGCGTGGTTGAAAGC GGAGGAATTATTAACAAG ATTGGTACAAATCAATGGCTGTGTGCGGCCAAAGCCTCAGAATAACCGTTTTATGTGGTAGCAGAAAGCTTCAAGTTTGTAAGACTCTTCCCTCTAAATCAACAGGATGTCCCAGATAAGTTTAAG taCAAAGCAGACACCCTGAAAACAAACCGAAGTCTAACTGAGGAGCATCCCTGGATTGACTACACCTCACCATCACTAATTACATTGCTGTTTACAGACCTAGGTGTGTTAACTCCATCAGCTGTCAGCGATGAACTTATTAAACTTTACCTGTAA